The following are encoded together in the Balaenoptera acutorostrata chromosome 9, mBalAcu1.1, whole genome shotgun sequence genome:
- the KCTD21 gene encoding BTB/POZ domain-containing protein KCTD21: protein MSDPITLNVGGKLYTTSLATLTSFPDSMLGAMFSGKMPTKRDSQGHCFIDRDGKVFRYILNFLRTSHLDLPEDFQEMGLLRREADFYQVQPLIEALQEKEVELSKAEKNAMLNITLNQRVQTVHFTVREAPQIYSLSSSSMEVFNANIFSTSCLFLKLLGSKLFYCSNGNLSSITSHLQDPNHLTLDWVANVEGLPEEEYTKQNLKRLWVVPANKQINSFQVFMEEVLKIALSDGFCIDSSHPHAVDFMNNKIIRLIRYR from the coding sequence ATGTCCGACCCCATCACGCTGAATGTCGGGGGGAAGCTCTATACAACCTCACTGGCAACCTTGACCAGCTTCCCTGACTCCATGCTGGGCGCCATGTTCAGCGGGAAGATGCCCACCAAGAGGGACAGCCAGGGCCACTGCTTCATTGACCGTGATGGCAAAGTGTTCCGCTACATCCTCAACTTCCTGCGAACCTCCCACCTGGACTTGCCCGAGGACTTCCAGGAGATGGGCCTGCTCCGCAGGGAGGCTGACTTCTACCAGGTGCAGCCCCTGATTGAGGCCCTGCAGGAGAAGGAGGTGGAGCTGTCCAAGGCCGAGAAGAATGCCATGCTCAACATCACGCTGAACCAGCGTGTGCAGACGGTCCACTTCACTGTGCGTGAGGCACCCCAGATCTACAGCCTCTCCTCTTCCAGCATGGAGGTCTTCAACGCCAACATCTTCAGCACCTCTTGCCTCTTCCTCAAGCTCCTCGGCTCCAAGCTCTTCTACTGCTCCAATGGCAACCTATCCTCCATCACCAGCCATTTGCAAGACCCCAACCACCTGACTCTGGACTGGGTGGCCAATGTGGAGGGCCTGCCTGAGGAGGAGTACACCAAGCAGAACCTCAAGAGGCTGTGGGTGGTGCCAGCCAACAAGCAGATCAACAGCTTCCAGGTcttcatggaggaggtgctgAAGATCGCGCTGAGTGACGGCTTCTGTATCGATTCTTCTCACCCACACGCTGTGGATTTTATGAACAATAAGATTATTCGATTAATACGGTACAGGTAA